The Porphyromonas pogonae genome segment CTCTCTATGAAGCAGGCCTTGCCCGTGCCATAGGAGACTGGCTACTGGGGATGAATGCAACCCGACTATATACCCTCAAATATGCCAAGAGCCGGCAGGTACTCTCCATAGGACGTGTACAAACCCCCACTCTGGCACTCATTGTAAACAGGCAGCGTGAGATAGAGCACTTCAAACCCGTAACTTACTGGGAGCTCAAAACAGTCTACAGGGATACCACCTTCAATGCATCCAAGGGCAAATTCGACACGGAGCCAAAAGCCCGAGAGGCTCTGGAGGCTATCACAGGCTCTACATTTGAGATCAAGGACGTAAAAAAGAAAAAGGGCAAGGAAGGCCCCCCCAAACTCTTCGACCTGACCAGCCTGCAAGTGGTGTGTAACAAGAAGTTCAACATGAGTGCGGAGGAAACGCTCTCTACCATACAATCGCTTTACGAAAAGAAGATTACTACTTACCCCCGTGTAGATACAACATACCTGAGCGAAGATATTTATCCCAAGATCCCCAAGATACTTACGGGGCTGGTAGCATACAGGGAACTCACAGCTCCTCTGCTGGGCGGTGCTCCGCTACGCAAAAACAAAAAAGTCTTTGACAATGACAAGGTCACAGACCACCATGCCATCATCCCCACGGGACAGCCGGTGCATGGGCTTACGGAAAAAGAGCAACAGGTATTCGACATCATCACCCTCCACTTTATAGCGGCTTTCTATCCTGATTGCGACTTCAGCACCACCACGGTGCAGGGCGAGGCCGGTAAGGTACCCTTCAAGACAAGTGGCAAAGAGATTCTCAATCCGGGATGGCGCATGGTCTTTAGTAATAATGAGGAGGACGAGGAGGATGACTCTGCAGATGACAGTAGCTCCAACAAGCCTTCGGGCAAGGTTTTGCCCACTTTCAAAGTAGGAGAAAGCGGTGATCACAAGCCCGACTTGCAAGAGAAGCAAACCCAACCTCCCAAACCGTATACCGAGGCTACGCTCCTCAGAGCCATGGAGACAGCCGGTAAGAGCGTGCAGGACGATGACTTGCGGGAAGCGCTCAAAGAAAACGGTATAGGACGCCCCTCCACCAGGGCAAATATCATCGAAACGCTATTCAAGCGCAACTACATCGTGAAAGAACGCAAAAGTCTGCGTGCCACTGCTACGGGGCTGGAACTGATTGATACTATCAACTACGAACTGCTCAAGAGTGCCGAACTCACAGGGCAGTGGGAGTGCAAACTGCGCAAGATAGAGCGCAAGGAGCTGTCGGCAGCGTTGTTTGTGGACGAACTGAAGCAACTGGTGCAACAGCTGGTACAGGATGTGATGCGCGGTAATGTGGGTGGCAGGCAAGCGGGAGGCCAAGCCTCAGAAGCACCTGACCTGCCGGTGTGCCCGTCGTGCGGTGCAGGATATATAGTCAAGGGCAAAACGGCTTATGGCTGTAGTGCCTATGCTCAGGGGTGTGCATTCAGGCTCAGCTTCGACAAGTATGCCTCGGACATGACCAATGAGCAACTCAAAAGGGTGATCAAAGAAATAAAACAACAAGAGATATAAAGATGAAGAGAAAAAGCATGATAAACAGCATCAGGAGTTTGATGTTATCGATAAGTATGGCTCTGATACCGGTGGGGATGTGTGCCCAGGAAGAGATAGCTGACAGATTGATGCCTGTGGATTTGGTGAATCCGCTGGTGGGTACGCTGAGCAGTTTTGAACTCAGCAACGGTAACACTTACCCCGTAATATCACGCCCGTGGGGGATGAATAGCTGGACTCCCCAGACGGGCAAGATGGGCGATGGCTGGCAGTACACCTACACGGCACACAAGATCAGGGGATTCAAACAGACCCACCAGCCCAGTCCGTGGATCAACGACTACGGACAGTTCTCCATCATGCCTTTTGTGGGTGACTCCGTGGTATTCGATGAGGAGAAGCGGGCATCTTGGTTCAGTCACAAGACAGAGATAGCCACCCCTTATTACTACAAGGTCTATCTGGCAGACTATGACCTCACGGCTGAGATGACACCTTCGGAAAGGGCGGCCATATTCCGCCTCAAGTATCCGTCCTCGTCGGTGGAAGCAGGGTTCAAGACTGCGTGGATCATTATTGACGCCTTCGACACGGACTCTGACATAGAAGCAGCACAAGGATCTAATAAGATCACAGGCTACTCCACCAAAAACAGTGGAGGTGTGCCGGATAATTTCCGTTGCAATTTCGTTATCACACTGGATCGCCCTATTCTGGAGGTAAAGAAACAGGTAACGGAAGACCCCAAAACGGGCAAACATACTATGCTCGCAGTGCGGTTGGATACGAAAAAGAACCCCTTGGTTACGGCCAAGGTGGCATCATCATTCATCAGCCCGGAGCAAGCTGTAACCAACTTGAGAGAAGTAGACATCAAAAGCTTTGATCAGGTGAGAAAAGAGGGGCGTGATCGCTGGAACGAAGTGCTGGGACGCATTATTGTAGAGGGCGGATCTACCCGTGAGATGCGTACCTTCTACTCCAATCTTTATCGCTGCCTGCTCTTCCCGAGAAGATTTTATGAATTGGATCCTGCGGACAAGCCTATCCATTACAGCCCGTACAACGGCAAGACTTTACCGGGATATATGTACACCGATACGGGTTTCTGGGATACATTCAGAGCGCTATTCCCCCTGCTCAACTTATTTTATCCCGACGAAAACAAAAAGATACAGGAAGGATTACTCAATGTTTACCGCGAAAGCGGATTCTTCCCCGAGTGGTCGAGCCCGGGTCACCGTGATTGTATGGTGGGTAACAACTCCGCCTCTGTACTTGCCGATGCTTAC includes the following:
- a CDS encoding DNA topoisomerase 3 — its product is MIVCIAEKPSVAREIAAILGATSRKQGYIEGNGYQVTWTYGHLCTLKEPHDYTPYWKPWSLSGLPMIPDRFGIKLIEQDSYMRQAEVIGSIVKNAEMVVNCGDAGQEGELIQRWVLQKVQCQCPVKRLWISSLTDEAIREGFQHLRDEEDFRSLYEAGLARAIGDWLLGMNATRLYTLKYAKSRQVLSIGRVQTPTLALIVNRQREIEHFKPVTYWELKTVYRDTTFNASKGKFDTEPKAREALEAITGSTFEIKDVKKKKGKEGPPKLFDLTSLQVVCNKKFNMSAEETLSTIQSLYEKKITTYPRVDTTYLSEDIYPKIPKILTGLVAYRELTAPLLGGAPLRKNKKVFDNDKVTDHHAIIPTGQPVHGLTEKEQQVFDIITLHFIAAFYPDCDFSTTTVQGEAGKVPFKTSGKEILNPGWRMVFSNNEEDEEDDSADDSSSNKPSGKVLPTFKVGESGDHKPDLQEKQTQPPKPYTEATLLRAMETAGKSVQDDDLREALKENGIGRPSTRANIIETLFKRNYIVKERKSLRATATGLELIDTINYELLKSAELTGQWECKLRKIERKELSAALFVDELKQLVQQLVQDVMRGNVGGRQAGGQASEAPDLPVCPSCGAGYIVKGKTAYGCSAYAQGCAFRLSFDKYASDMTNEQLKRVIKEIKQQEI
- a CDS encoding GH92 family glycosyl hydrolase; this translates as MKRKSMINSIRSLMLSISMALIPVGMCAQEEIADRLMPVDLVNPLVGTLSSFELSNGNTYPVISRPWGMNSWTPQTGKMGDGWQYTYTAHKIRGFKQTHQPSPWINDYGQFSIMPFVGDSVVFDEEKRASWFSHKTEIATPYYYKVYLADYDLTAEMTPSERAAIFRLKYPSSSVEAGFKTAWIIIDAFDTDSDIEAAQGSNKITGYSTKNSGGVPDNFRCNFVITLDRPILEVKKQVTEDPKTGKHTMLAVRLDTKKNPLVTAKVASSFISPEQAVTNLREVDIKSFDQVRKEGRDRWNEVLGRIIVEGGSTREMRTFYSNLYRCLLFPRRFYELDPADKPIHYSPYNGKTLPGYMYTDTGFWDTFRALFPLLNLFYPDENKKIQEGLLNVYRESGFFPEWSSPGHRDCMVGNNSASVLADAYLKGVQVADSKTLIEGILKTANSEHPTISSTGRKGYKFYNKLGYVPCDVDIKESAARTLEYAYDDWCIYKLLQKLGRPQSEQETYYRRAQNYRNLYDPTSYLMRGRTRKGRYQEPYNPFKWGDAFTEGNAWHYSWSVFHDVQGLINLMGDEDTFTYMLDNVFNLPPVYDDSYYGFVIHEIREMLLINMGNYAHGNQPIQHLIYLYNYAKEPWKAQQRAREVMAKLYSPEPDGYCGDEDNGQTSAWYVFSALGFYPVTPGTDQYVIGSPLFPRVSLHFENGNKTVINAMNNSSSNVYIDQLDIDGSPVTRNYLTHEELRRGATLNFKMTSKPNKERGIEETDKPYSLTNEKLK